A window of Pomacea canaliculata isolate SZHN2017 linkage group LG3, ASM307304v1, whole genome shotgun sequence contains these coding sequences:
- the LOC112560728 gene encoding complement C1q-like protein 3 has product MLTNFKRTLFARVALQIPLIWSCYGYINKKSDDLDIVALKTIVEQQAAMIATLQSEMTALKNSLPRSFQQVGFTVRFSADNGQTGIPITSGQTLKFDNIITNLGNAYDARTGVFTAPIPGLYSFFLVVMSPDETSYLVLAIVKNGVQLDLVYGNGRSDPDDQGSTQVTMHLAAGEMVWVQQASGEGVRGSNWTVFTGYLLVADKPS; this is encoded by the exons ATGCTTACAAACTTCAAGCGAACCCTTTTTGCAAGAGTGGCTTTACAAATACCACTAATCTGGTCATGCTATGGGTACATTAACAAAAAGTCCGATGACTTGGACATAGTGGCACTGAAGACGATAGTAGAGCAACAAGCAGCGATGATCGCAACACTTCAAAGTGAGATGACGGCCCTCAAGAACTCACTTCCGAGGTCATTTCAGCAAG TTGGCTTTACAGTACGCTTCTCAGCTGATAACGGCCAGACCGGCATCCCCATTACCTCTGGGCAGACGCTTAAATTTGACAATATCATTACCAACCTCGGCAATGCCTATGATGCAAGAACTGGAGTCTTCACGGCACCCATACCCGGATTATATTCATTCTTCCTGGTCGTCATGTCTCCGGACGAAACTTCATATCTAGTTTTGGCAATAGTAAAGAACGGCGTACAACTGGATCTGGTCTATGGTAACGGTCGAAGTGACCCCGATGATCAGGGTTCAACTCAGGTCACCATGCACCTTGCTGCTGGCGAGATGGTGTGGGTACAACAAGCGTCTGGAGAAGGTGTTAGGGGAAGTAACTGGACAGTTTTTACCGGCTACCTTCTCGTGGCAGACAAGCCTTCCTAG
- the LOC112560729 gene encoding complement C1q and tumor necrosis factor-related protein 9A-like: MATLEGELTAVKNEVTVIKNGLPRSFQQVAFTVRFSTDENLHGILISSGQTLKFDSVITNLGNAYDASTGVFTAPISGLYTFHLVAMVPLQARNLDLAVIKGSIPVDHVYANSQSPDAQGSTQYTIHLTAGEMVWVQQVGGDGVRGGDWTVFTGYLLAADKPS, translated from the exons ATGGCAACACTGGAGGGTGAGCTCACGGCTGTCAAGAACGAGGTCACGGTTATCAAGAACGGACTCCCAAGGTCATTTCAGCAAG TTGCTTTCACAGTTCGCTTTTCTACTGATGAAAACCTTCACGGCATCCTCATCAGCTCTGGGCAGACTCTAAAATTTGACAGTGTCATAACTAACCTTGGCAACGCCTATGATGCAAGCACTGGAGTCTTCACGGCACCGATATCTGGACTGTACACATTTCACCTGGTCGCCATGGTTCCTCTTCAAGCCCGGAATCTTGATCTGGCTGTAATAAAGGGCAGCATCCCTGTAGACCACGTCTATGCGAACAGTCAAAGCCCGGATGCTCAGGGCTCGACCCAGTACACCATACACCTTACTGCCGGTGAAATGGTGTGGGTACAGCAAGTAGGGGGAGACGGTGTTAGAGGAGGTGACTGGACAGTCTTTACTGGATACCTCCTAGCAGCTGACAAGCCTTCTTAA
- the LOC112559596 gene encoding complement C1q-like protein 4 — translation MLAFTVRFSADNGLTGIPIASGQTLKFDNIITNYGNAYDARTGVFTAPIPGLYSFFLVAMSPNETSPLYLAIVKNGVQLDMIFSNGRSDPEDQGSTQITIRLAAGEMVWVQQVSGEGVKGSNWTVFTGYLLVADKPS, via the exons ATGC TTGCCTTTACAGTACGCTTCTCAGCTGATAACGGCCTGACGGGCATCCCCATTGCCTCTGGGCAGACGCTCAAATTTGACAATATCATTACCAACTACGGCAACGCATATGATGCAAGAACTGGAGTCTTCACAGCACCGATACCCGGATTGTATTCATTCTTCCTGGTCGCCATGTCTCCGAACGAAACTTCACCTCTCTATCTGGCAATAGTAAAGAACGGCGTACAATTAGATATGATCTTTAGCAACGGTCGAAGTGATCCGGAGGATCAGGGTTCAACTCAGATCACCATACGCCTTGCTGCTGGCGAGATGGTGTGGGTACAACAAGTGTCTGGAGAAGGTGTTAAGGGAAGTAACTGGACCGTTTTTACCGGTTACCTCCTCGTGGCAGACAAGCCCTCTTAA